A stretch of the Trichocoleus sp. FACHB-46 genome encodes the following:
- a CDS encoding KGK domain-containing protein: MENQDFLSEFGNEDVIAFGSVLHKTGKFKNVVKNTFMDRNWVPIKFNTNLGVSSEKWLEEGVSCEILRLGDKSWQKGKIKIRVSVEFCPDEPEITESPLDDIRQAIAEH; the protein is encoded by the coding sequence ATGGAAAACCAAGATTTTCTATCTGAGTTTGGTAATGAAGATGTGATTGCATTTGGTTCTGTTTTGCATAAAACAGGTAAATTCAAAAATGTCGTAAAAAACACATTCATGGATCGAAATTGGGTGCCAATAAAATTTAATACCAATCTAGGAGTTTCTTCAGAAAAGTGGCTTGAAGAAGGTGTATCTTGCGAAATTTTGAGACTTGGCGATAAATCTTGGCAGAAGGGAAAAATCAAAATCAGAGTCAGTGTAGAATTCTGCCCCGATGAGCCTGAAATAACAGAATCACCACTCGATGATATTCGGCAAGCGATCGCAGAACATTAA
- a CDS encoding KGK domain-containing protein — protein MNSQFQVLSNSEVISVEEADQIVVSHTTFKVGEFLELLKRDYLYSDEAEEWLGKGISCEILSPSKGWRKGKVKISLAFCPDETDSLLDDIRQQISEEGERD, from the coding sequence ATGAATAGTCAATTCCAAGTCTTATCTAATAGCGAAGTAATTTCTGTAGAGGAAGCTGATCAGATAGTAGTCTCGCATACGACATTCAAGGTTGGTGAATTTCTTGAGCTTTTGAAACGAGATTACTTGTACTCTGATGAGGCTGAAGAGTGGCTAGGTAAAGGTATTAGTTGTGAGATTTTGAGTCCCTCTAAAGGTTGGCGCAAGGGAAAAGTTAAGATTAGTTTAGCCTTCTGCCCTGATGAAACAGATTCACTTTTAGATGATATTCGTCAACAAATCTCAGAAGAGGGCGAGCGCGATTAA
- a CDS encoding KGK domain-containing protein, which translates to MENSEKNKFQALKYDEVLSIYSEEISEYLELPRTLRAIEFIEAIAEKSLPSDQAISVFAEGMECEALKFDGQGWRKGKIRVSLEFLPDEIKSPLDDIRQAIPNDVWQDHS; encoded by the coding sequence ATGGAAAACAGCGAGAAAAACAAATTTCAAGCTTTGAAATATGATGAAGTACTTTCGATTTACTCCGAAGAGATTTCAGAATATTTAGAATTGCCGCGTACCCTTAGAGCAATTGAATTTATCGAAGCGATCGCCGAGAAATCCTTACCTTCCGATCAAGCAATTAGTGTCTTTGCTGAAGGCATGGAATGTGAAGCCCTCAAGTTTGATGGACAGGGTTGGCGTAAAGGCAAGATCAGAGTCAGCCTAGAATTTCTTCCTGATGAAATAAAGTCACCCCTGGATGATATTCGTCAGGCGATTCCTAACGATGTTTGGCAGGACCATTCGTGA
- a CDS encoding HNH endonuclease, with protein sequence MSKTPRIRIPPEVRKYVFERDRYQCRSCGQTQLEVHLSIDHIIPLARGGANDISNLQTLCLPCNRQKQHYLDPRFQRHFNL encoded by the coding sequence ATGAGCAAAACTCCTCGCATTCGGATTCCGCCAGAAGTTCGCAAATATGTGTTTGAGCGCGATCGCTATCAATGCCGAAGCTGTGGGCAGACTCAATTAGAGGTGCATCTCAGTATTGACCACATTATTCCACTGGCGCGAGGCGGGGCTAACGACATTAGCAACCTGCAAACGCTCTGTCTGCCTTGCAATCGTCAGAAACAGCATTATCTCGATCCGCGATTCCAGCGCCACTTCAACCTCTAG
- a CDS encoding GvpL/GvpF family gas vesicle protein → MPMYTYAFLNTPTSAIELPSGIVSALELVTCDRLSALIEPELSFETLQDHDAQLVQAVLTHDRVIRELFEQTALLPLRFGTRFLSTEGLLAHLQTHTQEYLEKLARVTGKAEYTLKLTPLVLEIEATLPTEAQGREYFLAKKRRFQSQYEQQQQQTAEWQTLVQAIAQIYPGPVLGEAQDGSQRVYLLVSAQEGPQLYEHLQTWQIQCPHWELTLSEALPPYHFV, encoded by the coding sequence ATGCCGATGTACACCTATGCTTTCCTCAATACACCCACAAGTGCCATCGAACTACCGTCTGGAATTGTGAGTGCTTTGGAGCTAGTGACTTGCGATCGCCTCTCTGCCCTAATCGAACCTGAGTTGTCTTTCGAAACGCTACAAGATCATGACGCTCAGTTAGTCCAAGCAGTTTTGACCCACGATCGCGTGATTCGAGAATTGTTTGAGCAAACCGCTTTATTGCCCCTGCGGTTTGGCACTCGGTTTTTATCCACTGAAGGATTGCTAGCCCATTTGCAAACCCACACCCAGGAATATCTAGAGAAGTTAGCCAGGGTGACTGGCAAAGCTGAATACACCCTGAAGTTAACTCCCTTAGTCTTAGAAATCGAAGCCACCTTGCCAACAGAGGCACAGGGGCGAGAATATTTTTTAGCCAAAAAACGTCGTTTCCAAAGTCAGTATGAGCAGCAACAGCAACAGACGGCTGAGTGGCAAACTTTAGTGCAAGCGATCGCCCAAATCTATCCGGGGCCAGTCTTGGGGGAAGCTCAAGATGGCAGCCAACGAGTATATCTGTTGGTAAGCGCTCAGGAAGGCCCCCAACTTTACGAACACTTGCAAACTTGGCAAATTCAATGCCCTCATTGGGAACTGACTTTAAGTGAAGCGCTCCCTCCCTATCATTTCGTTTAG
- a CDS encoding ArsA family ATPase translates to MHQYDSLQLALFSGKGGVGKTTLSCGFARRWAKQFPDQQILLVSTDPAHSLGDVLQVETSNTSHALADLPNLQVRSLDAAALLQNFKARYGRVLELLVERGSFVQGEDLSPVWNLSWPGLDELMGILEIQRLLREGEADRVVVDMAPSGHTINLFKLVDFLDELLAALELFQEKHRVLSQSFTGRYTADDADAFLHEMKAELLTGRQLLQNPDCTACLVVAIAEPMSFLETRRFLEALNQLQIPLGGLLVNHILTPLEGGDRYYEQQEILGKFQTLGEQPIFTVPQQLGEPVGSVALDHLVPQIAPLEVVVSTPPVIVQWPTKVSPGFEDFMAAGRQLLLVGGKGGVGKTTVAAAIAWGMAEQHPDRQVRVISIDPAHSLGDAFGQPLGHQPTALTQNLTGQEIDASQVLEQFREEYLWELAEMMSGDSSEGDRTLSIAYGPEAWRRIAAQALPGIDEMLSLITVIDLLERQEQDLIILDTAPTGHLLRFLEMPTALGDWLAWIFKLWIKYQDVLGRTEFMGRLRSLRQRVMQAQKRLQDPKYTEFILVLQAQSAIVAEGQRLAQSLAEMGVPQRYVVHNRFAPELQLTADALPQHTMIHLPVLPRSVSPLARIQGAAELLF, encoded by the coding sequence ATGCATCAGTATGATTCCCTGCAACTCGCTCTCTTTAGCGGCAAGGGGGGTGTCGGTAAAACCACGCTTTCTTGCGGTTTCGCTCGCCGCTGGGCCAAACAGTTTCCTGACCAACAAATCCTTTTAGTTTCCACTGATCCAGCTCATTCCTTAGGCGATGTGCTGCAAGTAGAAACCAGTAATACATCCCATGCCTTAGCCGATTTACCCAACTTACAAGTGCGATCGCTGGATGCGGCTGCCCTCCTGCAAAACTTCAAAGCTCGGTATGGTCGAGTCCTGGAGCTCCTGGTAGAGCGGGGTAGTTTTGTCCAGGGAGAAGATTTATCTCCTGTTTGGAACTTAAGTTGGCCTGGCCTTGATGAGTTGATGGGCATTCTGGAAATTCAACGCCTACTACGAGAAGGAGAAGCCGATCGCGTGGTGGTGGATATGGCACCTAGCGGCCACACGATTAACTTGTTTAAGTTAGTGGATTTCTTAGATGAGTTGCTGGCAGCCCTAGAACTATTTCAAGAAAAACATCGAGTTCTCAGCCAAAGCTTTACCGGACGCTACACTGCCGATGATGCCGATGCTTTTCTCCACGAGATGAAGGCAGAGCTACTCACTGGGCGACAGCTTTTGCAAAACCCTGACTGCACTGCTTGTTTGGTAGTGGCGATCGCGGAACCCATGAGCTTTTTGGAAACTCGGCGGTTTCTAGAAGCACTGAACCAACTGCAAATTCCCTTGGGTGGATTGCTGGTGAATCACATTCTCACACCGCTTGAGGGTGGCGATCGCTACTATGAGCAGCAGGAGATTTTAGGCAAGTTTCAAACGCTGGGTGAGCAGCCGATTTTTACCGTGCCTCAGCAACTTGGGGAACCTGTCGGCTCAGTCGCACTCGATCATCTGGTGCCTCAAATCGCGCCTTTAGAAGTTGTGGTTTCCACTCCGCCAGTCATTGTGCAATGGCCTACCAAAGTTTCTCCCGGTTTCGAGGATTTTATGGCGGCAGGTCGGCAACTTTTACTCGTTGGGGGCAAAGGGGGAGTCGGTAAAACCACAGTCGCCGCCGCGATCGCTTGGGGCATGGCTGAACAACATCCTGATCGCCAAGTGCGAGTGATTTCCATAGACCCCGCCCATTCGTTAGGTGATGCCTTTGGACAACCGTTAGGGCACCAACCGACTGCTCTGACCCAGAACTTAACTGGACAAGAGATTGATGCTAGTCAAGTCTTAGAGCAGTTCCGGGAGGAGTACCTGTGGGAACTGGCGGAGATGATGAGTGGAGATAGTTCAGAGGGCGATCGCACGTTGAGTATTGCCTACGGCCCCGAAGCATGGCGACGGATTGCCGCTCAAGCGTTACCAGGCATTGATGAGATGTTGTCGCTAATCACGGTAATCGATTTGCTGGAGCGGCAAGAACAAGATTTGATTATTTTGGATACCGCTCCTACTGGGCATTTACTCCGCTTTCTAGAAATGCCGACCGCTCTGGGAGATTGGCTAGCCTGGATTTTTAAGCTGTGGATTAAGTATCAAGATGTGTTAGGGCGAACTGAGTTTATGGGTCGTCTGCGATCGCTACGGCAACGAGTGATGCAAGCACAAAAACGGCTCCAAGACCCGAAATACACCGAGTTTATTTTGGTGTTACAAGCGCAATCGGCCATTGTGGCGGAGGGCCAGCGTTTAGCTCAGTCCTTGGCGGAGATGGGGGTGCCTCAACGCTACGTGGTTCACAACCGCTTTGCACCAGAACTCCAACTGACTGCTGATGCCTTGCCCCAACACACCATGATTCATCTGCCAGTCTTGCCCCGCTCAGTTAGTCCCCTCGCTCGGATTCAAGGTGCAGCGGAGCTGTTGTTCTAA
- a CDS encoding AAA family ATPase — protein sequence MHRLVKIVTPESMGLEPIAISHHLTGSTSMDNLFKGFEQLIELAKALEEKAEQGEIKTDIQFRSRSLSSIPRQGNIPSGMGVRRGPVTSPSADATSAPPPEVTVTPPTRDSKTPPLQTVGGLAPVLKELRELVEIPLKRPELLQRLGLEPTKGVLLVGPPGTGKTLTARALAEDLGVNYIAIVGPEVMGKYYGEAEGRLRAIFEKAAKSAPCLVFIDEIDSLAPDRSKVEGEVEKRLVAQLLGLMDGFAKAEGVIVLAATNRPDHLDPALRRPGRFDREVQFRVPDRDGRLEILQILTQSMPLDSVDLGAIADLAVGLVGADLKALCQKAAYSALRRLVPSLDEPLPEEMTLTQQDFLQAIKEVKPAVLRSVEIESPDVAWDDIGGLDDLKQTLQESVEGALLYPELYQQTGAKAPRGILLWGPPGTGKTLLAKALASQARANFIAVNGPELLSRWVGAAEQAVRELFGKARQAAPCVVFVDEIDTLAPARGRFSGDSGVSDRVVGQLLTELDGLQGCPNVLLIGATNRPDALDPALLRAGRLDLQLKIDLPDQASRLAILQVHNQDRPLKGVDLASWAAQTEGWNGADLALLSNQAALEAVRHYRATGLADPTQIRISNDEFAAAYQALATQRQTP from the coding sequence ATGCATAGGCTCGTAAAGATTGTTACACCTGAATCAATGGGCCTGGAACCGATCGCTATCTCGCATCACCTCACTGGCAGCACAAGCATGGACAACTTATTCAAAGGGTTCGAGCAACTGATAGAACTCGCCAAAGCCCTAGAAGAAAAGGCAGAACAGGGAGAAATCAAAACAGATATTCAGTTTCGCTCCCGCAGTTTAAGTAGTATTCCCCGCCAAGGAAACATCCCCTCAGGTATGGGTGTGCGTCGTGGGCCTGTCACTTCTCCTAGCGCTGATGCAACATCTGCCCCACCCCCCGAAGTCACCGTCACGCCACCGACCCGCGATTCTAAAACTCCACCATTACAAACCGTGGGTGGATTAGCACCTGTCCTCAAAGAACTGCGAGAACTGGTAGAAATTCCCCTCAAGCGTCCAGAATTATTACAACGATTAGGCTTAGAACCCACCAAGGGAGTTTTGTTAGTAGGGCCACCGGGAACAGGCAAAACTCTAACTGCCCGCGCCTTAGCTGAGGACTTAGGAGTCAACTACATTGCGATCGTTGGCCCGGAAGTCATGGGCAAATACTACGGGGAAGCCGAAGGTCGATTGCGAGCCATTTTTGAAAAAGCCGCCAAATCAGCCCCTTGCTTGGTATTTATTGACGAAATTGATAGCCTTGCTCCCGATCGCAGCAAAGTCGAAGGGGAAGTTGAAAAGCGTCTGGTCGCGCAACTATTGGGCCTCATGGATGGCTTCGCCAAAGCCGAAGGTGTAATTGTCCTCGCTGCCACCAACCGCCCCGATCATCTTGACCCAGCGCTACGCCGTCCCGGTCGCTTCGATCGCGAAGTCCAATTCCGAGTGCCCGATCGCGATGGCAGATTGGAGATTTTGCAGATTCTCACCCAGTCCATGCCCTTAGATTCAGTGGACTTAGGGGCGATCGCAGACCTGGCAGTGGGTTTAGTCGGTGCAGACCTAAAAGCTCTTTGCCAAAAGGCTGCCTATAGTGCCTTGCGTCGCTTAGTCCCGTCTTTGGACGAACCCCTGCCCGAAGAAATGACCCTGACGCAGCAGGACTTCTTGCAAGCCATCAAAGAAGTCAAACCCGCCGTTCTACGCTCAGTAGAGATTGAGTCACCGGACGTAGCTTGGGATGACATTGGCGGCTTGGACGACCTCAAGCAAACGCTGCAAGAATCCGTGGAAGGGGCACTGCTTTACCCAGAACTCTACCAACAAACAGGAGCCAAAGCGCCCCGTGGCATTCTGCTTTGGGGACCACCAGGCACAGGTAAAACTCTTCTTGCTAAAGCCTTAGCTTCTCAAGCCAGAGCCAACTTCATCGCCGTTAATGGCCCAGAGCTGCTGAGCCGTTGGGTCGGTGCTGCAGAACAAGCAGTGCGGGAATTATTTGGCAAAGCTCGTCAAGCGGCTCCTTGTGTTGTATTTGTCGATGAGATTGACACCCTGGCTCCAGCACGAGGCCGCTTCAGCGGAGATTCTGGTGTGAGCGATCGCGTTGTTGGTCAACTGTTGACGGAACTAGATGGTTTGCAAGGCTGCCCCAACGTGTTGCTGATTGGAGCGACCAACCGCCCGGATGCCCTCGACCCTGCCCTCCTACGAGCGGGACGCTTAGATTTGCAACTCAAAATCGATCTACCGGATCAAGCCAGTCGCCTCGCCATTCTGCAAGTACATAACCAAGATCGCCCCTTAAAAGGCGTAGACCTAGCATCTTGGGCCGCACAAACAGAAGGCTGGAACGGTGCAGATTTGGCCCTTCTGAGTAATCAAGCCGCTTTAGAAGCTGTTCGACATTACCGAGCCACAGGACTTGCTGATCCTACCCAAATTCGGATTAGTAACGATGAGTTTGCCGCTGCTTATCAAGCTCTCGCCACCCAAAGACAAACCCCATAA
- the gvpA gene encoding gas vesicle structural protein GvpA: protein MAVEKVNSSSSLAEVIDRILDKGIVIDAWVRVSLVGIELLAIEARVVIASVETYLKYAEAVGLTTQAAVPAS from the coding sequence ATGGCTGTTGAAAAAGTAAACTCCTCCTCTAGCTTGGCTGAAGTAATTGACCGCATCCTCGACAAAGGCATTGTAATCGATGCTTGGGTTCGCGTTTCTCTAGTAGGCATTGAACTGTTGGCAATCGAAGCACGGGTAGTCATCGCTTCTGTAGAAACCTACCTAAAGTATGCCGAAGCTGTTGGTTTGACCACTCAGGCTGCTGTTCCTGCTTCTTAG
- the gvpC gene encoding gas vesicle protein GvpC, with product MVALRHLWQEQRRQRQQQLAQRQQQVQATLAATRQQRQVKADQLHHNLATFRADLTEESELWQANQHLFRLQLQQSVQALQQETQNFLAYSRLERQIQAEEIAEQLDTFVQQLQQQTADFLSLTAIERSLMAEQLAQELRQFHSKLNASVTLLRQEIQTRVSTLQQETQALLSTSQHERVLMRTQQAKELTTFVEKLSADVQSYLWELELLREDRAQQLQQTLSQSRSDRQARVAALFQSFATFRTELQQYCTHLRTSVWGADLENQLTQSQTSPPSPLLQERGATDGQRSNSEPTSAPIPPAQPTPVDIEKEVYNYIHQVQGARLAELETALTINRIQAVDVLRSLITKGLITQRDRVYYTQEEFNL from the coding sequence ATGGTTGCTCTGAGACATTTATGGCAAGAACAGCGGCGGCAGCGTCAGCAGCAACTAGCTCAGCGTCAGCAACAAGTTCAGGCGACTTTAGCGGCAACGCGGCAACAACGCCAAGTAAAAGCAGATCAGCTGCACCACAACCTCGCTACATTCCGCGCTGACCTAACTGAAGAGAGCGAGCTTTGGCAAGCCAATCAACATTTGTTCCGCCTGCAATTACAACAATCAGTCCAGGCGTTGCAACAAGAAACCCAAAATTTTTTGGCTTACAGTCGCTTAGAGCGTCAAATCCAAGCTGAGGAGATAGCTGAACAATTAGATACTTTTGTACAGCAGCTCCAACAGCAGACGGCTGATTTCTTATCACTGACTGCCATAGAGCGATCGCTGATGGCTGAGCAATTAGCCCAAGAACTACGCCAATTCCACTCCAAGCTAAATGCCAGTGTTACCCTGCTGCGCCAAGAGATCCAAACACGAGTTTCTACGCTGCAACAAGAAACTCAAGCGCTCTTATCAACCAGTCAGCATGAACGAGTCTTGATGCGAACCCAACAAGCAAAAGAACTCACTACCTTTGTCGAGAAACTCAGTGCTGATGTGCAGAGCTATTTGTGGGAGTTGGAGCTACTGCGAGAAGACCGAGCCCAACAACTACAACAAACACTTAGTCAAAGTAGAAGCGATCGCCAAGCCCGTGTCGCAGCTCTATTCCAAAGCTTCGCCACCTTTCGCACTGAACTACAGCAATATTGCACCCACTTGCGAACTTCTGTTTGGGGCGCAGATTTAGAAAATCAATTAACTCAAAGCCAAACCTCTCCCCCATCCCCTCTCCTACAGGAGAGGGGGGCCACAGACGGGCAGAGGTCAAATTCAGAGCCTACTAGCGCTCCAATTCCCCCTGCTCAACCCACACCTGTAGACATCGAAAAAGAAGTTTACAACTACATCCATCAAGTTCAAGGAGCTCGTTTAGCAGAATTAGAAACTGCTTTAACGATTAATCGAATTCAGGCCGTCGATGTGCTCCGCTCCTTAATCACCAAAGGTTTAATTACGCAGCGCGATCGCGTCTATTACACCCAAGAGGAATTTAACCTGTGA
- the gvpN gene encoding gas vesicle protein GvpN, whose protein sequence is MSTVLQARPRRFVSTPAVERVAARALRYLQSGFSVHLRGPAGTGKTTLALHLADLLTRPIMLVFGDDEFKTSDLIGNQLGYTRKKVVDNFIHSVVKVEDELKQNWVDSRLTLACREGFTLVYDEFNRSRPEVNNVLLSALEEKILALPPSGNRPEYVRVNPQFRAIFTSNPEEYCGVHSTQDALMDRLVTINMPEPDELTQQEILVQKTEIERESAILITQLVKAFRLKSGAEKSSGLRSGITIAKVCQEHNIPVMAEDADFRDICMDILLSRTSLPLQESTTLLWELLNELVCREPKATSPTPATAPPRAEYVDRAVTITTTSVAVETATVKAAEPQAASQTATEPVAAIAEPEINDQDQLGLDEAEVYTYLRQAEGARVSEIEAALSMNRFQAVNALRSLAQKGILAQRNNRLYVTS, encoded by the coding sequence GTGAGTACTGTCCTACAAGCCCGCCCCCGTCGATTTGTCAGCACTCCCGCCGTCGAGCGTGTGGCTGCTAGAGCTTTGCGCTACCTGCAATCTGGATTTTCCGTGCATCTGCGTGGCCCTGCTGGCACAGGTAAAACCACTCTCGCTTTACACTTGGCTGATCTTTTGACTCGGCCCATTATGTTGGTCTTTGGCGATGACGAGTTCAAAACTTCAGACTTAATTGGCAACCAATTGGGTTATACCCGCAAAAAAGTTGTAGACAACTTCATCCACAGCGTCGTCAAAGTTGAGGATGAACTCAAGCAAAACTGGGTAGACTCGCGCCTCACCTTGGCTTGCCGTGAAGGTTTCACCTTGGTCTACGACGAGTTCAACCGCTCTCGTCCCGAAGTCAACAACGTTTTACTCTCCGCTTTAGAAGAAAAAATTTTGGCTTTGCCACCCAGCGGCAATCGTCCCGAATATGTGCGAGTGAATCCTCAATTCCGGGCCATCTTCACCTCCAATCCAGAAGAATACTGCGGGGTGCATTCTACCCAAGATGCCTTGATGGATCGTTTGGTCACAATCAACATGCCGGAACCAGATGAGCTGACTCAGCAAGAGATTTTGGTACAGAAAACCGAGATTGAGCGGGAAAGTGCCATCCTCATCACTCAGTTGGTCAAAGCTTTTCGCCTCAAATCAGGGGCTGAGAAATCTTCTGGTTTACGCTCTGGCATCACGATCGCCAAAGTTTGCCAAGAGCATAATATTCCTGTCATGGCAGAAGATGCTGACTTCCGCGATATCTGCATGGACATCCTGCTTTCTCGCACCAGTTTGCCCCTCCAAGAATCTACCACCCTGCTTTGGGAACTCCTCAACGAACTCGTTTGCCGCGAACCTAAGGCGACCTCACCCACACCCGCAACTGCACCGCCACGAGCAGAGTATGTCGATCGCGCTGTGACCATCACAACCACCTCAGTTGCAGTCGAGACAGCCACTGTAAAGGCTGCTGAACCCCAGGCTGCTTCTCAAACTGCAACTGAACCTGTCGCTGCGATCGCGGAACCTGAAATTAACGACCAAGACCAACTGGGGTTAGATGAGGCAGAAGTCTATACCTATCTGCGCCAAGCTGAGGGAGCAAGAGTCTCAGAAATTGAAGCAGCTTTAAGCATGAATCGATTTCAGGCGGTGAATGCGTTACGTTCCCTAGCTCAAAAGGGAATCCTAGCTCAACGCAACAATCGCCTCTACGTCACTTCCTGA
- a CDS encoding gas vesicle protein, which produces MTTFPQMPAPSSSNRGAIATATQGSTLADVLERVLDKGIVIAGDISVSVGSTELLSIRIRLLISSVDKAKEIGINWWESDPHLSSQTHSLMEANQQLLQRIEGLETELRALRTAPTALPTAPA; this is translated from the coding sequence GTGACTACTTTCCCCCAAATGCCCGCCCCTAGCAGTTCTAACCGTGGTGCGATCGCCACCGCTACTCAAGGCTCAACCTTAGCCGATGTTCTAGAACGAGTTTTAGATAAAGGCATTGTGATTGCGGGAGACATTTCCGTTTCAGTTGGCTCTACCGAACTGCTGAGCATTCGGATTCGCTTGCTAATTTCTTCGGTAGATAAGGCGAAGGAGATTGGCATCAATTGGTGGGAAAGCGATCCTCATCTCAGCAGCCAAACCCACAGCCTGATGGAGGCCAATCAGCAACTCCTCCAACGGATTGAGGGTTTAGAAACAGAATTGCGAGCCTTACGCACCGCTCCCACCGCATTACCCACAGCTCCCGCTTAA